The sequence CTTATCATTTCATTATTCAAATCATCAGAAAAAACACAGACGCCCTTCTTGCCTCGTTCTTTTGCCTTGTACATAGCTATTTCGGCTTTTTTTATCAAACCATCCGCATTGGCTTCAGAATCTGAAAAGTAAGCGATGCCGACACTGAAATTTAACTTTATTTCAATATCATCCAGGATGTATTGGCTATAATCATTTTGAATCCGGGCATAGAGTTGATCTTCATCGACAACCGTATCTAGATACAAGGCGAAGTCATTGCTGCTTAAACGGGCCGCGGCTTTCACAAATGGAATTTCATGGCCAACCATTCTTTTGCCGATTTCCTGCAGCAGCCTGTCTCCAATTTCATAACCAAAGGAGTCGTTAATAAAACGGAAATTATCTATATCCAGAATGGCAACACAGGAAATAAAGTATTTTTCCCGATGCTTTTCAATGTATTCAACAAGAGCCTGACGGTTCATCAAGCCTGTCAGTGAGTCTTCATAGGCTGATTTATATATTTTCTCCGCCTGGTCATCCTCATTTGTAATATCCTTGACCACGAGGAGTATATGTCTGGATTCATCCTCAGAGGATGTATAGGCAAGAATGTTGAATTTGAGACGCTTTCGTTCGTCCGGATGATGGTAATAGCACTCCCTGGAATATGATTTCCCCCCCCGGCTTTTAAGTTCCTCCCAACGATGAAAGAACTCACTTTTTTTTCCTGCTTCAAGATGAGTTGAGAGCTCTAATTCCAGGGTGTCCAAACCTGAACATTGAAAAGCAAGGATTTCACAGCTTCGGGAGGACATATTCACTGTTCCGTGAGATTGTTCTATATCTACAATCCCGTCATGTGATGCTTCGAATATTGATTCCAGTATTTGCAGGGCTTTATTCGTCTTTAGGTTCAGGCTCTTGATTTCATCCATTTGCTCAGTCGTAGTTTTAATTTTGCGAAAAAGCAGGTCTTCATACTTTTTGAACAGAGTGATTCCCATATGACTGACACTGAAGGCGATGATGATAACGAAGAAACTGCTGATATAGTAGCTATAACTCAGGCGCACTGTGATAACAGGCATGGAGATAAGATGATACAACACAATTCCGAGGTACAGGAGTGTTGCGATATAGACGAACCTCTTGTTGAAGTGGATATAAACAAGCATCACCATACTGGAGAGAAAAGTCATGCTGATAACAATGCTGTATTCCATCGAAAGGAACTGAATCAAGACGATTATAATGAGAGTAAAAACGATATAGGCCCTGTTCTGAATTTTAGAATTGACAATAAATCGTTTCATTAAAAA comes from Oceanispirochaeta sp. and encodes:
- a CDS encoding EAL domain-containing protein, translated to MSEGFPMLSPQEEYTSLLKMKPELIYRVQLLTLFLINCAGALSISFSVFDAARKLNMIFVYNGLLSSMMVILFLMKRFIVNSKIQNRAYIVFTLIIIVLIQFLSMEYSIVISMTFLSSMVMLVYIHFNKRFVYIATLLYLGIVLYHLISMPVITVRLSYSYYISSFFVIIIAFSVSHMGITLFKKYEDLLFRKIKTTTEQMDEIKSLNLKTNKALQILESIFEASHDGIVDIEQSHGTVNMSSRSCEILAFQCSGLDTLELELSTHLEAGKKSEFFHRWEELKSRGGKSYSRECYYHHPDERKRLKFNILAYTSSEDESRHILLVVKDITNEDDQAEKIYKSAYEDSLTGLMNRQALVEYIEKHREKYFISCVAILDIDNFRFINDSFGYEIGDRLLQEIGKRMVGHEIPFVKAAARLSSNDFALYLDTVVDEDQLYARIQNDYSQYILDDIEIKLNFSVGIAYFSDSEANADGLIKKAEIAMYKAKERGKKGVCVFSDDLNNEMIRHLDIMNELEDAISHHEFYLNYQPKIDTRTDRIIGFEALIRWQSPRLGFVPPDEFIQLAEQSGLIHLIGEFVIRESCQFLKRIMADYGFIEDFRISVNVSAVQLLNSSFYSSFFSILDEAAVPPEMIGLEVTETAVMENKAYVCNQLEKFRAKGVRIYLDDFGTGYSSLNYLTMLPIDILKIDKSFVDNITNKNREYQVVKLILSLASVFSLTTIAEGVETKDQLDILQSLDCHIVQGYYFSKPLIEVDGYKMVLERNPL